Proteins co-encoded in one Plasmodium coatneyi strain Hackeri chromosome 7, complete sequence genomic window:
- a CDS encoding KIR-like CYIR protein: MVLQDEQKVSELPSRKMYKKFEDDTGHTECDATQQIASTWASYPYISPHEDKIKHGLCYVSQMKVKNELYLKPCTFLFYWIVDIITNGEPPNSDFPGVTTQVHKLLQQFNSEWECKNIYQGISKDLFENSKILFDFLQDNRAIQTALSKSNYNCSEGYKDYRQKLEGAYNNMSSTCPIDSEDQCCKDFNGMNKNLVQVGISNFICSEVSKPESGHVQVQTSHDIHSAPKIGGNSNPTTIISSILATTVGLPASIAFFLYKYNLLPSWLHNKLGGGNRRGRRGRSTGPNFDDDTLTTTDSSTIGGSTTTDDYYSTSDSTDTSTIYNGPSNRRRTGRTGRTNTVPNRRTNILCARRKG, encoded by the exons ATGGTGCTACAG GACGAGCAGAAGGTAAGTGAACTACCTTCACggaaaatgtataaaaaattcgaaGATGATACGGGTCATACTGAGTGTGATGCTACTCAACAAATAGCAAGTACTTGGGCGTCATATCCATATATTAGCCCACATGAGGACAAAATTAAACATGGTTTATGTTATGTATCTCAAATGAAAGTTAAGAATGAATTATATTTGAAGCcttgtacttttttattttattggaTAGTTGATATTATAACGAACGGAGAACCGCCGAATTCCGATTTCCCTGGAGTCACTACGCAAGTTCATAAATTACTGCAGCAATTTAATTCTGAGTGggagtgtaaaaatatataccaaGGTATTAGCAAGGACCTCTTtgaaaatagtaaaatattattcgACTTTCTCCAAGACAATCGTGCTATACAGACTGCATTAAGCAAGAGTAACTATAACTGTAGTGAGGGATATAAGGATTATCGCCAAAAACTGGAAGGagcatataataatatgagCAGTACGTGTCCTATTGATAGTGAAGATCAGTGTTGTAAAGATTTTAATGGTATGAATAAGAACCTCGTTCAAGTAGGAATATCAAATTTCATATGTAGCGAAGTGAGTAAACCAGAATCTGGACATGTGCAAGTTCAGACTAGCCATGATATTCATTCAGCACCTAAAATTGGTGGCAACTCCAACCCTACCACTATTATCTCTTCTATACTGGCCACTACAGTGGGGTTACCTGCGTCCAtcgctttcttcctttacaaa TATAACCTTTTACCTTCATGGCTACATAACAAATTAGGAGGAGggaacagaagaggaaggagagggaGATCAACCGGACCCAACTTTGAcgacgacacattaacaacaaCAGACAGTTCAACAATAGGAGGTTCTACAACAACGGACGATTATTATTCCACTTCAGATTCGACTGATacttctaccatatataatggaccatcgaacagaagaagaacgggaagaacaggaagaacaaatacgGTACCAAATAGGCGAActaatatac TGTGCGcaagaagaaagggatgA